One Nerophis ophidion isolate RoL-2023_Sa linkage group LG23, RoL_Noph_v1.0, whole genome shotgun sequence genomic window carries:
- the LOC133541423 gene encoding U3 small nucleolar RNA-associated protein 18 homolog → MARAQPDRSDGCSSARTSVWTSGGSRPGEGSHSDRAVKDEEEEEEEEEGNQDDLLKRTGTFVASSDSLPSGILKMKKCLHANAARPSEDRLSSVQFHPSAQVVMTAGLDCSLSLFQVDGKTNPKIQSVHLDRFPVHKACFSCHGDAVIATSLRNKMFYVYDMMEGRVTPVHAVRGLNEGRVKEFSVCPEGGALLLTGTRGYLHTLTLKTKEVVSSVKMNGEVSGVAFSHDGSKVFASSEEGEVYVWDVRTNRCLNKFLDDGCVRSTCIATSSNGHYLACGSQAGVVNIYSQEACLNSANPRPLKAVMNLLTSVTSLTFNPTSEILAMASRAEDEAVRLVHLASLSVFSNFPVSKRKFLHRTFSMHFSPHSAFFSLANNKGHAPLLRLLHYKSF, encoded by the exons ATGGCGAGGGCGCAACCCGATAGGAGCGATGGATGCTCGTCCGCTAGGACCAGTGTGTGGACCTCTGGAGGTAGCAGACCGGGTGAGGGCTCCCACTCGGACCGGGCGGTGAAAG atgaggaggaggaggaggaggaggaggaaggtaaCCAAGACGACCTGCTGAAGAGGACAGGAACCTTTGTGGCGTCTTCAGACAGTTTACCTAGTGGCATTCTCAAA ATGAAGAAATGTCTCCATGCCAACGCCGCCCGTCCATCAGAGGACAGACTGTCGTCGGTGCAGTTCCACCCGTCGGCTCAGGTCGTCATGACGGCGGGCCTGGATTGCTCGCTGTCGCTCTTCCAG GTGGACGGCAAGACCAACCCCAAGATCCAGAGTGTCCACCTGGACCGCTTCCCCGTCCACAAGGcatgttttagttgccatggcgacgccgtcatCGCCACCAGCCTGAGGAACAAAATGTTCTACGTGTACGACATGATGGAGGGGCGGGTCACACCTGTTCACGCCGTCagag ggcTGAATGAGGGCCGAGTGAAGGAGTTCTCAGTGTGCCCTGAGGGGGGCGCTCTGCTGCTGACTGGAACCAGAGGATACctgcacacactcacactcaag ACCAAGGAAGTTGTGAGCAGCGTGAAGATGAACGGCGAGGTGAGCGGCGTGGCGTTTAGTCACGACGGCAGCAAAGTGTTTGCTTCCTCAG agGAGGGGGAGGTGTACGTGTGGGACGTGCGCACCAACCGATGTCTCAACAAGTTCCTGGATGATGGCTGTGTCAGATCCACCTGTATCGCCACCTCTTCTAACGGCCACTACCTGGCCTGCGG CTCGCAGGCGGGCGTGGTCAACATCTACTCGCAGGAGGCGTGTCTTAACTCGGCCAATCCCAGGCCTCTAAAAGCGGTGATGAACCTGCTGACCTCGGTCACCTCGCTGACCTTTAACCCCACCTCCGAGATCCTTGCCATGGCGTCGCGGGCGGAGGACGAGGCGGTGCGACTG GTGCACCTCGCCAGTCTGAGTGTCTTCTCCAACTTCCCCGTGTCCAAGAGGAAGTTCCTGCATCGCACCTTCAGCATGCACTTCTCTCCTCACTCCGCCTTCTTCTCATTGGCCAACAACAAGGGACACGCCCCCCTCCTCAG gctGCTCCACTACAAGAGTTTCTGA
- the LOC133541360 gene encoding E3 ubiquitin/ISG15 ligase TRIM25-like: MAEAPELFNEQELTCSICLDLFTDPVSTPCGHNFCQACIGGYWASSAVCTCPLCKHPYEERPQLSINKVFAVITDNYKSSRYGAAVSAQGGATAANTNPFAAKSSEGVVWCDVCTGIKQPAVSSCLTCTAAYCEEHVRPHRTTPFYAKHPLMDPQDALRGRTCTIHHRLMEVYCRTCQRCICAICVLEDHRTHKTVSVQTERLCKQKYVARTEQDILNRIKEKQMLAYDLKRKLEAAKSYGDRERGEVESVLDEVAASLDQIRSQVVGGIQEQQEVLMSRGEGLVERLEAELGQLTDRRATLEAQAISQDHIGFLQSFEEAAAPLGDDRSLNVDDDFVLHFQLADVKVALAEVRDKMDYIRTGGVQRPAPGGYYPPPEMMPVVRDHDRLKSRQWSLKDMKKSKSVSGHKKARVYTADVSLNPVTAYPFLILSEDRKQVKRGEKLQFYRNSPHRFDVWSCVLAKDGYASGRHYWEVLVGENKDWKVGVVGESAQKKGLFDMSPANSYFAIWWSGSQLRALTAPPLTKVKAPPKLRQVGVYLDVEAGQVSFYNAKSGSELFSFGGMSEFSERMFPLLGTGDKEVPLVILT, translated from the exons ATGGCGGAGGCGCCCGAGCTGTTTAACGAGCAGGAGCTCACCTGTTCCATCTGTCTGGACCTGTTCACCGACCCCGTGTCCACGCCCTGCGGACACAACTTCTGCCAG GCGTGCATCGGCGGCTACTGGGCGTCCAGTGCCGTGTGCACCTGTCCGCTGTGCAAGCATCCCTACGAAGAGCGGCCGCAGCTCAGCATCAACAAGGTCTTCGCCGTCATCACCGACAACTACAAGTCGTCACGCTACGGCGCCGCCGTGTCCGCGCAGGGCGGGGCGACCGCCGCCAATACCAACCCCTTTGCGGCCAAGTCCAGCGAGGGGGTGGTGTGGTGCGACGTTTGCACAGGAATCAAACAGCCGGCCGTCAGCTCCTGCCTCACGTGCACGGCCGCCTACTGCGAGGAGCACGTGCGGCCGCATCGCACCACGCCGTTCTACGCCAAACACCCTCTCATGGACCCCCAGGACGCCCTCAGGGGCCGCACCTGCACCATCCACCACCGCCTGATGGAG GTGTACTGTCGGACATGTCAGCGCTGCATTTGTGCCATCTGTGTGCTGGAGGATCATAGAACACACAAAACAGTTTCTGTGCAAACGGAGCGACTCTGCAAACAG aaataCGTGGCGAGGACGGAGCAGGACATCTTGAACCGCATCAAAGAAAAACAGATGCTGGCTTACGACCTGAAGAGGAAGCTGGAGGCGGCGAAG AGCTACGGCGACCGAGAGCGCGGCGAAGTGGAAAGCGTGCTGGACGAGGTCGCCGCCTCTTTGGACCAGATCCGCTCGCAGGTGGTGGGCGGGATCCAGGAGCAACAGGAAGTGCTGATGTCCAGGGGGGAGGGGTTAGTGGAGCGCCTGGAGGCGGAGCTGGGCCAGCTGACCGACAGGAGGGCCACGCTGGAGGCGCAGGCCATCAGTCAGGACCACATCGGCTTCCTGCAG AGCTTCGAGGAGGCGGCGGCTCCGCTGGGCGACGATCGGTCGCTCAACGTGGACGACGACTTCGTCCTACACTTCCAGCTGGCCGACGTCAAGGTGGCCCTGGCGGAAGTCCGGGACAAGATGGATTACATCAGGACGGGAGGCGTCCAGCGTCCAGCCCCCGGCGGATACT ACCCGCCTCCTGAGATGATGCCCGTAGTCCGCGACCACGACCGTCTGAAGAGCCGCCAGTGGTCCCTGAAAG ACATGAAGAAGTCGAAGAGCGTCTCAG gacacaagaagGCTCGCGTGTACACAG CGGACGTGAGCTTGAACCCGGTGACGGCGTACCCCTTCCTCATCCTGTCGGAAGACAGGAAGCAGGTGAAACGCGGCGAGAAGCTGCAATTCTACCGCAACAGTCCGCATCGCTTCGACGTGTGGTCCTGCGTGCTCGCCAAGGACGGCTACGCCTCAGGGCGCCACTACTGGGAG GTGCTGGTGGGTGAGAACAAGGACTGGAAGGTGGGCGTGGTCGGCGAGTCAGCGCAGAAAAAGGGTCTGTTCGATATGAGCCCGGCCAACTCTTACTTCGCCATCTGGTGGAGTGGCAGCCAGCTGCGGGCGCTCACCGCCCCCCCGCTCACAAAG GTGAAGGCTCCGCCCAAGCTGCGGCAGGTGGGCGTGTACCTGGACGTGGAGGCGGGCCAGGTGTCCTTCTACAATGCCAAGTCGGGCTCGGAGCTCTTCAGCTTCGGCGGCATGTCCGAGTTCAGCGAGCGGATGTTTCCTCTGCTGGGCACCGGCGACAAGGAGGTGCCCCTGGTCATCCTGACCTAG